In Oncorhynchus nerka isolate Pitt River linkage group LG26, Oner_Uvic_2.0, whole genome shotgun sequence, one DNA window encodes the following:
- the LOC115104366 gene encoding aldehyde dehydrogenase family 3 member B1-like — translation MASQSEVIDRLRATFRSGVTFPEQFRMTQLQNLLSLVEENEQLIQDALHKDLHKPKFESVLSEIQITLNDLYFAMENLRTWMQPEYNIGKNLATRMDDCFIRREPLGVVLIIGAWNYPLHLILLPLVAAIAAGNCAILKPSEICQATEQLLAELIPKYLSQDCYAVLCGGAEDTKSLLKNKFDHIFYTGSQGVARSILLAAAPHLTPVTLELGGKSPCFIYGHIDIHKAAKRLCWSKFFNTGQSCVAPDYVLCTAQTRDALLPALRETLRTFYGPDPGASLDMGRIVTPRHWRRLVDMLEKSKGKVVIGGESREEDRYIAPTVLVDVQESDALMQEEIFGPILPILTIESLEEGIDYINRQEKPLALYVFSDETSVVTTVLNNTSSGGFCGNDGIVHMALPGLPFGGVGASGMGSYHGRWGFETFSHRRGCMNRSWLLERVNVLRYPPYSDYNLGWLRWATTFKKNSWGGCSVM, via the exons ATGGCCAGCCAGAGCGAGGTGATTGACAGGTTGAGGGCTACGTTCAGGTCAGGCGTGACCTTTCCAGAGCAGTTCCGTATGACCCAGCTCCAGAACCTTCTCTCCCTGGTCGAAGAAAACGAGCAGCTGATACAAGATGCTCTCCACAAGGACCTCCATAAG cCCAAGTTTGAGTCGGTCCTGTCAGAGATTCAGATAACCCTGAATGACCTGTACTTCGCCATGGAAAACCTCAGGACCTGGATGCAGCCAGAATACAACATTGGCAAGAATCTG GCCACTAGGATGGATGACTGTTTCATACGCAGGGAACCCTTGGGGGTAGTTTTAATCATCGGGGCGTGGAACTACCCTCTACATCTTATTCTCTTACCTTTGGTTGCTGCAATTGCTGCAG GAAACTGTGCCATTCTGAAGCCGTCAGAGATCTGTCAGGCCACCGAGCAACTCCTGGCAGAACTCATCCCCAAATACCTGTCTCag GACTGCTATGCAGTACTATGTGGTGGAGCAGAGGACACCAAGTCATTGCTGAAGAATAAATTTGATCACATCTTCTACACAG GTTCCCAGGGGGTGGCCCGCTCCATCCTGCTAGCGGCGGCGCCTCACCTGACCCCCGTCACCCTGGAGCTGGGTGGCAAGAGTCCCTGCTTCATCTACGGCCATATCGACATCCATAAGGCCGCCAAGCGCCTGTGCTGGTCCAAGTTCTTCAACACTGGCCAGAGCTGTGTGGCACCCGACTACGTCCTCTGCACAGCCCAGACCCGGGACGCCCTACTGCCCGCTCTCCGGGAGACCCTGCGGACCTTCTACGGGCCAGACCCCGGAGCGAGCCTGGACATGGGGCGCATAGTCACCCCACGCCACTGGAGACGCCTGGTGGACATGCTGGAGAAGTCCAAGGGGAAGGTGGTGATCGGAGGGGAGAGCCGCGAGGAGGACAGGTATATTG ctcccacAGTGTTGGTGGACGTGCAGGAATCTGATGCTCTAATGCAGGAGGAGATCTTTGGCCCCATCCTGCCCATCCTAACCATAGAGTCTCTGGAGGAGGGCATAGACTACATCAACCGGCAAGAGAAACCCCTGGCCCTCTACGTCTTCTCTGACGAGACCTCG gtggTGACCACAGTGTTGAACAACACCAGTAGTGGTGGTTTCTGCGGCAATGATGGTATAGTACACATGGCCTTGCCAGGCCTGCCCTTTGGGGGAGTAG gTGCCAGTGGGATGGGTAGCTACCACGGCCGCTGGGGCTTTGAGACATTCAGCCACAGGCGGGGCTGTATGAACCGGAGCTGGTTGCTGGAGAGGGTCAACGTCCTGCGCTACCCGCCCTACAGCGACTACAACCTGGGCTGGTTGCGCTGGGCCACCACCTTCAAGAAGAACAGCTGGGGAGGCTGCTCAGTCATGTGA